Within the Salvelinus alpinus chromosome 38, SLU_Salpinus.1, whole genome shotgun sequence genome, the region taatgcaacaaaataggaaaaacgccaagggggatgaatacttttgcaaggtactGTACATagctgtttatgtgtgtgtgttcaagatCAAAGAGCCAAGAAATTTGGCAAAGGACAGGAGTGGAACGTTAGCTAAAAAGACTTGTAACCAGAGTAGgtttctactagcctggtcccagatctgttgacaATGACTCAAATGCTGTCATTGTCAAACTGAAAAGTCTGGCCTCACAGTAatctgtttggcatgacaattccAAAAGGACTTGGCAAGAGAgctgaaacagactggcaccaagGCTAGGTTTACACCTCATTGCACTCACCAAATCTTGCTGTGTCAGATCATTGATTTCTTCAAGTAAAGAAGAAGGGAAGTGTTAAAACAGGGCCCTTGTCTACTTCCCTTTGATATAATGCGTACAACTGACTGCCTCTATTTGACTTTTGACCTTCCCTCACCAGACAAGCTCAGAACGTTCAATGTGGTCCGTGTGTCTGTCAACGGCATTGCATCGGTCAGATGCCCCAACCTGACAGGCAAGGACCAGGAGGAGATGAGATTCCACCTTTACCTGGGCTTGGTCGAGGTTGGCAACCACACTCACGACAGTGCTCACAACCACAACTCCACAGAGGCCGTGAGTCCTGTTGGGGAGGGTCTGGGGCTGAGGGTGAACAAACAGGACCATACGGTCAGTTTTGTCCTCTCTGGAATGACCACGGAGCGCGCTGGAGTCTATACCTGTGAGGGGCACCCCATGTACCCACCTCCCATTGAGAAAGTACCAGACGAGCCTCAGACCTTGGTCCTGGTTGAAGGTATGTTTACTTCAAAAGAAACTGATCTATACaagcacacacaaatacacacgggTGCGCACAGGCACGCACAGTAGTTCAAAATGCTATATCTTGATTTACaggaatatacactgagtgtacaaaacattaggaacacctgctctttccatgacaaagactgatcaggtaaatccaggtgaaagctatgatcccttattgatgtcacctgtgaaatccacatcaatcagtgtagataaaggggaggagacaggttaaagaaggacttgAGATATTGATTGTGTATatttgccattcagagggtgaatgggcaagacaaagatttaagtgcctgtGAATGGAGTATGGTAGCAGGTgcaaggcacaccggtttgagtgtgtcaagaactgcaacgctgcagcgtttttcatgctcaacagtttcctgcgtgtatgaagaatggtccaccatccaaatgTCATTCAattaacttgacacaactgtgggaaggctgttctgagggcaaaagggtttGCAACTCACTATTAGGaagtaggaaggtgttcctaatgttttgtgcactcagtgtatattccgATGTACTTGTGCTTAAAGGCCAAACGGGCCAGTTTACTGGACCTAGATAAGCCTATGTCTTTTACTTAAAATGCACTTTCAGTTGTAAAACTAAAGTACCCCAGGAGTAGGCTTAATCTGGATCTGTAAAACTACTCCTTGAAGTTTAAaactcacatctctctctctctgattggtTGGTCAGCATACCAGTGCCAGGCAGGAAAGACTGTGGGATGTGTAGACCCTAGAGTGCATGGTGTCCCTGTTTGGGCATGGGTGCTGGGGTTCTGGGTCACCACCATCTATGGCCTGGTTGTCACGGTCATCGCCTTTGTCATCTGGGTGAGCGACATCTCGCTTCCTTTCATCAAAGAGAGGGTAACTTGTCTTACATCCATGAGGTGCTGTGATGAAAACATATAAGTCATCTCTCAAGCCTTGGCATAAATTCAATGCACAATTAACTATTTAGTCCAACAATGCAATATAgtattcagtaccagtcaaaagttgagacACATCTACTAATCAAAGtttttaaaaactattttcaacattgtagaataatagtgaaaacattaaaactatgaaataacacatatggaatcatgtagtaaccaaaataagtgttaaacaaatcaaaatatatgttatatttgagattcttcaaagtagccaccctttgccttgatgacagctttacacactcttggcattctctcaaccagcttcacctggaatgtttttacaaaagtcttgaaggagttcccacataggctgagcacttgttagctgcttttccttcactctacggtccaactcatcccaaacgatCTCAATTGGGataaggttgggtgattgtggaggccaggtcatctgatgcagccctccatcactctcctcggtcaaatagcccttacacagcctggaggtgtgttttgggtcattgtcctgttgaaaaacaaatgatagtgggactaagtgcaaaccagatgggatggcgtatcgctgcagaatcctgtggtagccatgctggttaagtgtgcctcgaattctaaataaatcactgacagggtCACCAACAAAGGAccctcacaccacctcctccatgcttcacagtgggaaccacacatgcggagatcatccgttcacctactctatatctcacaaagacaccgcggttggaacaaaaaatgtCAAATTTAGACTAATCAGACcaaggtctaatgtccattgctcgtgtttcttggcccaaacaagtctcttcttattattggtgtcctttagtagtggtttctttgcagcaattcaaccatgaaggcctgattcactcagtctcctctgaacagatgttgagatgtgtctgttacttgaactctgtgaagcatttttttgggctgcaatctgaagtgcagttaactctaatgaacttacccgctgcagcagaggtaactctgggtcttccattcctgtggcggtcctcatgagagccagtttcatcatagcgcttgatggtttttgcgactgtacttgaagaaactttcaaagtacttgacattttccgtattgactgaccttcatgtcttaaagtaatgatggactgtcatttcgctttgcttttttgagctgttcttgccataatatggacttggtcttttaacaaataggactattttctgtataccacccctaccttgtcacaacacaactgagtggctcaaatgcattaaggaaagaaattccacaaaataacttttaacaaggcacacctgttaattgaaatgcattccaggtgactactgcatgaagctggttgagagaatgccaagcatgtgcaaagctgtcatcaagtcaaagggtggctacttgaagaatcttcaatataaatatatattaagatttatttaacacttttttggttagtacatgattccatatgtgttatttcatagtttgtacaataatagtgaagacataaatgtagaaaataaagaaaaacaattgtatgagtacgtgtgtccaaacttttgactggtactttatgtattgaaaacataaatgatGCATGGAGACAGTTGTATACAACTACGactgcatacatatacacagatCACCCTACTCACTCTCCACCTCTTTCTGTGAATTTGATCCTCAGCTCAGACTGAGGAGAGTGGCGTGTTCCCAGAGCGACTACATGAACATCAAACCCAAAGCTCCACTCAGGGGGCCCAGGAAGAAGCACGGGGTCCAGCATCCAATCCGAATGGGACAATACTGATCAGTCATCCTCAGATCAATCATTCTCAGACAAAAGCAACACGAGAGTTGAGCCTTTATTGGCCCTTGAGAGCTGATTGGAGATACAGACCAAGTTCTTGATGTAAATACGAAAGCTAGCTCTTCAAATGATGAGGTGTACATCTAAATTGTACATCTGATTGCGTGTAAATAAAGATTTGAGTTATCTTATAAATGTTGATCAAATAATTATAGTCTGATGTTATATGATCTtctgggaaactattgagaatggagTCTTAAAGTTGTGGGCAGTATACTATATAAAACAATATCGCCTTGCATACTGAGCGAacgcacacgcccacacacacaaatGGGTTAAGCGTACAGACACAGGGATATCATATCTGATTTGTAGTGGGTGTGTAGTGAAGAGGAAGACCCTAGCTCTGTGGTGAATGGGTCTCACAGGATACAGTGGTTTCCGAATATGGGGGGACTGAACCACATTTTCTCTCTCTGAGAGCCACTGATtgtcatgtacagtatatgtatcaAAATAAGGGACTGCCTTACATTGAAACGGGCACACTGAATTACAAATCCCTGCTTGTTTTTTTAATGGACTAATACTTTTActgtacttaagtagttttttaaaaatcaaatcaagctgGTGCTTCAAATAGAGTATTCCCAAGCTACAGGCCTCTTTCAACTGTTTCAGTGTATTGCAATATTTTAGTTTTAACCATTGTTTACAGATTTTTATAGGACAACTTACAACTCGTCATTTGAGGGTTAACTTAACAAACTCAGCCACAAGGAAATGTTGAAATACAAAAAAACTGCTGTAATgactaaaacaaaacaaaaaacacaccTAGCATCATTTCCTGTCTACTGTTTCCTTGGAGGCTTGTGTTTTGTGCCATTGTGCACTAGAGTATGCATAAGAGGGCCTGCACCTTGATGTTGCACACCTTGCAGTTTCTATGTAGTTAGGGAAAACACATTAAACCAGCAGACTATGAGGGCTGTACAGGTTTCATGTCACAATGAAACAGtagctacatcccaaatggaacacttttctctttatagtgcactacttttacattatacattacatatactgtatgtattcctGCATTCGtgaaggattcagaccccttgactttttccaaatgttgttacgttacagccttattctaaaattgattaaattgttttttttctcctcatcaatctacaccacaATACCTTGTACCtgagtttagacatttttgcaaatgtataaaaaaataaacttcaaatcaaatcaaatccaattgtatttgacacatacacgtgttttgcagatgttattgcgagtgtagcgaaatgcttgtgtttctagctaacagtgcagtaatatctatcaattttacaacaatacacacaaatctaaagtaaaggaatggaattaagaatatataaatatttgggtgagcaatgtcagagcagaatagactaagatacagtagaataggatagaatacagtatatacatatgagatgagtaatgcaaaatatgtaaacattattaaagagaCTAGTGTTccgttattaaagtggccagtgattccatgtctatgtatatagtgcAGAAGCCTCTAAAGTGCTAGTGATGGCTAACAGTATTTAACTGTCTGATGGcctgaagctgtttttcagtctctcggtcccacctTGTACTGACTTCGCCtgctggatgatagcggtgtgcccggtgatgcgttgggcagaccgcaccaccctctcgagagccctgcggttgcgggtggtgcagttgccgtaccagggggtgatacagctcgacaagatgctctcaattgtgcatctgtaaaagtttgtgagggttttaggtgccaagtcaaatttcttcagccttctgaggttgaagaggggctgttgcgccttcttcaccacactgtctgtgtgggtggaccacttcagtttgtcagtgatgtgtacgacgagaacttgaagctttccaccttctccactgcggtcctgttgatgtggataggggggggggggggtgctccctctgctgtttcctgaagtccacaatcagctcctttcttttgttgacgttgggtgTGAGAtcattttcctggcaccacactcccaaggcctcacctcctccctgttaagctgtctcgtcattgttggatATCAGGCCTACTACCGTTTGTGTcgtttgcaaacttgatgattgagtaggagatgtgcgtggccacgcagtcatgggtgaacagggagtacaggagggggcataGCACACATCCTTGTGAGaccccagtgttgagaatcagcaaAGTGGTGTTTTTTCCTGCCTTCGCCGCCTGGGGGCGGCTCATCATgcagtccaggacccagttgcacagggcggggttcagacccagggcctcgagcttaatgatgatcttggagggtactatggtgttgaatgctgagcttcagtcaatgaacagcattcttacataggtattcttgtTGTCCAGATggcatagggcagtgtgcagtgcgatggcatcgtctgtggatctattggggcggtaagcaaattgaagtgggtctagtgtgtcaggtaaggtagaggtgctatgatccttgactagtttctcaaatcacttcatgatggcagaagtgagtgctacggggtgatcgtcatttagttcagttacctttgttttcttgggtacaggaacaatggtgaacatcttaaagcatgtggggacagtagactgggatagggagagattgaatatgtccgtaaacactctagCCAGCtcgtctgcacatgctctgaggaagcggctagggatgccatcagtttgggccggcagccttgcgagggttaacacactgttgtggaaattcttacacagggacacgaagtcaatcttaaatgaatcattgtttattgtcagtGCGCTGAAGAGGTTCCAACCAGCTCACTGCACCATACTACACATGTTAACCTTGTGTGTTGTTCTGCTGAGTGATACTTTTGGGAGACGAGCAGGTAGCGTTAGATAATGGGATgcagggttgcaaagggagggtatattactggaaactttcaacgtttaataataataatgtattataTTTGTAAAGCGATTTTCATTATCCAAGTATAATATCAAAGTGCATAAAATAAACTTGACCAGTTTACCAGTAAActggtatctttcaaggattttatgtaatctatcacaagacatctagcgACCCTTTTGAGTATTTCAGATTTGTACAGGTGTCTGTAAtgatctctggccctctgtgtgtctTTATCACATGTAAAGTATATGAAATAATTAAATAAGATGattttaaaatataaaataaatagaatgacaaagctgtaaaacattatcctaaatataaaccagcaacttagtgaataccattggtgttttatttttttacacacttATTTATTGGAACTATGTCAGTAAATATTTGTTGTACATGTTTTGGTGTCAAACTGCTGGCAGTTATGAAAAATGTCAATAGTTgaaagagttgcagagttaattgaaaataatgccattatTCATTAGATGCTTTTTTAATTAATTAGgcaattttctcttgaaccatatggtctatctactagaaactgaTGGATAATATGGACCACAGATATAACAAATTCAGTTACTAAAGTATAAATTACCTAAATTACAATTCCGGTAACTTTTGGAAACTACCGGTAGCTTTACAACCCTAATGGAATGTGACTGTCTGacctgtgtgtttcagctctcTCCATCTCAGCTAGTTGAATACGCCTCTGCAGAGCACAGAGAATAATCTCTCTCACAGTATCTCACACTATGGATTAACCATCTCTAAAGCTGATGGGAGATGGGGTGAAACTGAGTTTGCAGACAATTCACAATTTGAAATGTTTGAAACTAAAATGGTATTGCCATTATTCCCACTCCCTCTGAGGCTTGAAGGAAGTTAAAATATGTATACTGTTAACATGCGTTTTTCTAAATCTACttccaaaacaaccaacaaatatCATAAAATCTTTATTGCCAGAGACAAACAGAATTCAGAATACTGTAGATGTCAGGGGATAATTTGAATAGTTTAACATGCCTATCAACTGTAGAGACACTTTGTTTGCTTTGGTGTAAACTAGAGATACAAAACAGCCTGTTAATATAATTAATAGATGTTGATGAAatgtgtaaaacacacacacacacacacacacacacacacacacacacacacacacacacacacacacacacacacacacacacacacacacacacaatacatacagatacacacacacacatgctcattcTATTCCGTAtaaaacaaagcaaatttgaggaaaacgctactgaAGTTCTATCAATGCATTGCCTGTAGTACTCACACTTCAAAAACTCTCAACCGTTGT harbors:
- the LOC139566280 gene encoding T-cell-specific surface glycoprotein CD28-like isoform X1, whose amino-acid sequence is MNVYWIPTILLSLSSAANMISSHYCNDKLRTFNVVRVSVNGIASVRCPNLTGKDQEEMRFHLYLGLVEVGNHTHDSAHNHNSTEAVSPVGEGLGLRVNKQDHTVSFVLSGMTTERAGVYTCEGHPMYPPPIEKVPDEPQTLVLVEAYQCQAGKTVGCVDPRVHGVPVWAWVLGFWVTTIYGLVVTVIAFVIWVSDISLPFIKERLRLRRVACSQSDYMNIKPKAPLRGPRKKHGVQHPIRMGQY
- the LOC139566280 gene encoding T-cell-specific surface glycoprotein CD28-like isoform X2 produces the protein MNVYWIPTILLSLSSAANMISSHYCNDKLRTFNVVRVSVNGIASVRCPNLTGKDQEEMRFHLYLGLVEVGNHTHDSAHNHNSTEAVSPVGEGLGLRVNKQDHTVSFVLSGMTTERAGVYTCEGHPMYPPPIEKVPDEPQTLVLVEAYQCQAGKTVGCVDPRVHGVPVWAWVLGFWVTTIYGLVVTVIAFVIWLRLRRVACSQSDYMNIKPKAPLRGPRKKHGVQHPIRMGQY